The Achromobacter deleyi region CAGATGACCGGCGGCGGCAACGCCGAGCGCGGCCTGTCCACCACCCCGCTGCCCCAGACCGGCGCCTCGGCCGAGACCATCGTGCTGGAGGCCATGCGCCGCCGCCAGGTGCAGCTTGAAGCCGAGCAGACCCGGCTGATGACCCAATTGCGCTCCCCGCACAACGCCGGCACGGAGCGCCAGGCCGTCAACCCGTGGCCGGACGGGGCCGACCTGGGCCAGGATTCCCAGGACCAGGCCAGCATCATCCAGAACGCCCAGGTGGCGGCGCTGGCGGCGCGGGTCCAGCAATACAGCGCCGAACCCCGCAAGCAATTCGTTGCGCCCTCCGCGGAGGCCTCGCGTTACGCCGCCTACCTGGATGCCTGGCGTACCCGCATCGAGGCGGTGGGCACCCAGCACTACCCGGACGAGGCGCGTGGCCGCATCTATGGCTCGCTGCGCATCACGGTCTCCGTACGCGCCGACGGCTCCATCGCCAATGTCGAGATCGATCAGCCCTCGCCGCACGCGGTCCTGAACCAGGCCGCCCGCCGCATCGTCCAGCTGGCGGCTCCCTTCCCCCCGTTCCCCCCCGATATCGCCCGCGATACGGACGAGCTGGTCATCACCCGCACCTGGCATTTCGTCAACGACACCCTGGAAACCCAAGTCCCATGACCGAGGCGAATTCCCTAGCCCGCTACGCCGTCATCGGCAATCCCATCGCGCACAGTCGCTCGCCTCAGATCCACACCTTGTTTTCACAGCAGACCGGCAAACCGCTGCGCTACGATCGCCTGCTGGCGCCGGTGGACGGCTTTGCCGAAGCCGTCGCCGCGTTCGTGGCCGACGGCGGGCTGGGCCTGAATGTAACGGTGCCGTTCAAGCTCGACGCCTATGCGCTGGCGGCCGGCCGCCTGTCCAGCCGCGCCCGGCTGGCCGGCGCGGTCAACACCCTGTCCTGGCGCGATGGCGCCTGGCACGGCTGCAATACCGACGGCGTGGGCCTGGTGTCCGACCTGCTGCGCCTGGGGCTGCGCCTCACCGGCGCGTCCGTGCTGCTGGTCGGCGCGGGCGGAGCCGCCCGCGGCGTGCTGCAACCGCTGGCCGAGGCGGGCTGCGCCCGCATCCATATCGTCAACCGCACGGCCGCCCGCGCCGAGGAACTGGCCGCCGCCTGGCGCGAGAGCGGCGTGTCGCCCCAGACCCAGGTCACGGCGGGCGCGCTGGCGGACGCCGCCACGGCCGGCGGCTGGAACCTGGTCGTCAACGCCACCGCCAGCGGACTGCAGAATGCCGCCCCCGACCTTCCCCGCGGCCTGTACGCGGCCGGCGCCGCCGGCTACGACATGATGTACGGCGCCCAGCCCACCGCCTTCATGAAACAGGCCGAGGCCGACGGCGCGGCGCTGACGGCCGACGGCCTGGGCATGCTCGTGGGCCAGGCCGCCGAGAGCTTCTTCATCTGGCACGGCTTGCGGCCCGACCCCGCTCCGGTGCTGGCGGCGCTGCGCGAGGCGCTCGTGGCGGGACGCTGAGCGGCATGGCGACGCGCACAGGCCGCTCCTGGTTTCGCATCACCACCGGCATACTGATGGCGCTGGTGTGCGCGGTCCTGCTGTATCAGTTCTGGCTGTTCGCCCAGGTCGTCTGGTACAACTACCAGAACCCCGGCAGCAGCGCGATCATGCGCGAAGAGCTGTCTCGCCTGCGCGAAGGCAATCCGGCCTTCGAGCTGAAATACGAATGGGTGCCTTACGACAAGATCAACCGCACGCTCAAGCGCGCGGTGGTCGCCTCGGAAGACTCCAATTTCACCGAGCACGACGGCATCGAATGGGACGCCATCCGCAAGGCCTGGGAATACAACCAGAAGCAGGAGGAAGCCGGGCGCACCAAGATGCGCGGCGGTTCCACCATTACCCAGCAGCTGGCCAAGAACCTGTTCCTGTCCGGTTCCCGCAGCTACCTGCGCAAGGGCCAGGAACTCGTCCTGACCTACATGATCGAACACGTCATGAGCAAGGAGCGGATCCTGGAGCTGTATCTGAACGTGGCTGAATGGGGCGTGGGCGTGTTCGGCGCCCAGGCCGCCGCCAAGCATTATTTCAATACTTCCGCCGCCAATCTGGGGGCCAGCCAGTCGGCCCGGCTGGCGGCCATGCTGCCCAACCCGCGCTTCTACGACAGCCACCGCAGCTCCAACTACCTGAACTCCCGGGTCGGCACCCTGACGCGCCGGATGCAGATGGTTGATATCCCCTGACGGGAAAACCGGATGCATCGGTCCTGCAGCCCCACCCTAAGCGGCGGGATTTGTTAAGCTTTCACGTTTACGCGCTCCACTCCTTCTCCTTACATGCGTACCGCACGTCGCTACCTGGCCCGCGAGATCTATCGCTCTTGCGCAGTGGTCCTTCTGGCCCTGCTCGGCCTTTTCACGTTCTTCGCACTGGTGGACGACCTGGACAACGTGGGCGACAAGTTCTCCCTGATGGCCCTGCTCTACATGCAGGCGCTGGCGATCCCCACCCGTCTCTACGACCTGCTGCCCATCGGACTGCTGATCGGCGCCATTCTGGCGCTGGCCGGGCTGGCCCAGCGCAACGAACTCGTCATCCTGCGGGTGTCCGGCGTGAGCGGCATGCGCCTGCTGCGGATGCTGTGGATCGTCACGATCCCGCTGATGATCGGCGCGGGCCTGTTGTCCGAATACGTCACGCCGTGGGCCGAGATGAAAACCGGCGAAGCCAACCTGATGTTCCGCGGCAAGGCCGGCGGGGACCGCCTGAAGAGCGGCTATTGGTTCAAGGAACCCACCGCCAACGGCGGCACGCGCATCATCAACATCGCCGAACTGAAGGGCGACGGCCAGGTGAGCGGCGTGACCCTCTACGAATTCAAGAAAGACCTGACGCTGTCCGTGCTGTCCACGGCCCCCTCGGGCCTGTTCGCGCATGGCGACCTGGTGCTAAAGGACGTGGCCGAGACGCGCCTGGACGCCGAGGCCGCCGAGGCCCTGGCCAACGCGCGCCCGCCGAAGAATCCGCCCGCCACCGTGGTGAAGCTGCCCGAGCGCACGGTGGACACCACGCTGAGCGCCGAACGCCTGCTGGCGCGCGTTCTGACCCCGGAACGCATGTCCATCGTCACGCTGCTGGACTACGTGGACTATTTGCGCAACAACCAGCTGCAATACGGTCGACAGGTTGTCGCCTTGTGGCGCAAACTGGCTTATCCATTCACCCTGCTGGTCATGATCACGATCGCTGCTCCCATCGGACTGATGCAGACCCGCCGCGGCGGCGTCGGCGCCAAGGTTTTCCTGGGCATTCTGCTGGGCGTGGGCTTCTTCATGCTGAACCAGCTGGCCCTCAACGTGGGCATGCTGGGCAAGTGGCCTCCCTGGCTGACCGCCCTGGGCCCGAATCTGGGCGCGATGATCCTGGCGCTGGGCGCCATGAGCTACATGGAATACCGCCACACCATTACCCGTATCGTCCAACAACGTTGGCCTTGGAGTAAGAGTCCCGCATGAACGGCAGTATCTGGATGATCGGCGACGTGCAGGGTTGCTGCTCGCCGCTGGATCGCTTGCTGTCCCACCCCGAACTGGTCGGCGACCCCCAATCGCGCTTCTGGTTCGCCGGGGATCTGGTCAACCGCGGTCCGCAGTCGCTCGAGACCCTGCGTCGTATCATCGACCTGGGCGATCGCGCGACCGTGGTGCTGGGCAACCATGACCTGCACCTGCTGGCCGCGGCCGCCGGCGTGCGCAAGCCGTCCAAGTCCGACACGCTCGAGGATGTCCTCCGGGCGCCGGATTCGGCCGACCTGATCAATTGGCTGCGGTTCCGTCCCCTGGCGCATTTCGAGCAAGGCCACCTCCTGGTCCATGCGGGCACGCTGGCCAAGTGGGATGTCGCCAAGACGCTGGCCCTGGCCGGCGAGGTCCAGGACGCGCTGCGCGGGCCGAATTGGCAAAAGGCGCTGCAAAAGATGTACGGCAACGAGCCGGCCACGTGGAAGGAAGACCACAAGGGCGGCAAGCGGATGCGGGTCATCATCAATGCGCTGACGCGTATCCGCCTGTGCACGCCGAACGGGCACATGGAATTCGCCACCAAGGTGACGCCGGGCGCCTGGCCGCCAGGGCTGGTCCCCTGGTTCGACGTCCCCAATCGCGCAACGCGCAATGTGACGACTGTCTTCGGCCATTGGTCGACCCTGGGACTGCTGCAGCGCCCGGACGTCATCTGCCTGGACACCGGCTGCGTGTGGGGGGGATCGTTGACGGCGTTGCGGTTGCAGGATCGGAAGCTGGTGCAGATCAAGTGTTCGCAGTTTCAGAATCCGTTGTCTGAGTGACGGGGGTTTGTTCTGGGCTGGGCTTTAGGCCTGCGTCAGAGCTTGCTTCGAATCTTCGTAGGTCGCCGCTTCAGTGCTTCGTAGGTCGCCCATCGTCGCGGGCGGTGAGGCTGCGAGCGCCCGCCATTGCGGTCCGGAGCCTCCGCTCCGGACTTCCCCCTCGTCATCTTCGTCACCGCCTTCGGCGGTTCCTTCAGATTCCCTCGGGCGCATGGAGGTTGCTCGCAGCCTCACCGCCCGCGCCGACGGGCTGCCGCCGTCTTGGCTTGTTGCGCTGTTAGAGCTGTGGTCGGGGCAGGGAATCTGCGGGGCCGCCGAATGCGGCCGCGCGGGCGGCTGCATTCGGCATATGGGCGTCTGGGCGTTGAGGCGGTGTGCGCTTGCGCGCTGGCGGAGCCTGGTTTGCGAATGGCACCGCAGTCAGGGGGAAGGGGCGGTGATGGGCGGCGCGCGGCGGCGTATCGCTTGCGCGCGCAGACCTGTACGCGCGCGCCGCCCATCGGGCATTGGAGTTGAAATGGAGATTAATGGCGCGCGCATCCTCACCCGCAGGACACCGCCAAAGCCCCCGAGGCCGCCCGCGCGGCCGACCAGGGGCGAGCACCGCAAGATCTTCCACAAGCGTACCCCCGGCAAGAACGCAAATCCAACGCAGCCGCACGCGAAGCATCAAAGCAACACCAGTGCCCGATGGGCGGCGCGCGTACAGGTCCGGATGCGCAAGCAGCTCACCGCCGCGCGCCGCCCATCACCGCCCCTCCCCCCTTGACGAGAGCGCCAATAGAGAACCAGCCTGCGCATCCGCGCAAGCGCACACCGTCTCAACGACCTCGATAACAGATGCCGAATGCAGCCGCCCGCGCGGCCGCATTCGGCGGCCCCGCAGATTCCCTGCCCCGACCACAGCTCTAGCAGCGCATCACACCCAGACGCTCGTAGCCCGGCGGCGCGGGCGGTGGGGTTGCGAGCAACCTCCATGCGCCCGAGGGAATCTGTAGGGAAGGCCGAAGGCCTGGACGAAGATGACGACGGGGCAGTCCGGAGCGAAGGCTCCGGACCGCGATGGCGGGCGCTCGCAACCCCACCGCCCGCGTCGCCGGGCGACCTACGAAGAACTGAAACAGGCGCCAGCAAAGACCCAACAGCAAGCACCTACGAAGCCAAAACCCGCAGCCTCAAAGCGCACTCAGAATCGCATCCCGAGCCTGATGAGACAACTCCAGCCGAGTAGGCAGACTCCCATCCGGATGCCGAGCCGCCAACGGCGGCAAGAACACCACCTCGACCGCCAGGCCCGTCACCCCCAGCACCCGCCAAAGATTAGCCACCAGCGACTCCTCCCCCACGAACGCCGCATAACCGCTGCGCTCGCCGTGCTGAAGAAAACGCAGGGCCACCGGTTGGATTTCGATGGCCGCGGAGCGAGCCGGTTCAAACAGGCTGGCGTGAAAAGGGAGGAGCTCGAAACCTTCGGTCGTCGTGCCCTCGGGGAACAGGCCGACGGCGTCGCCCTGCTTGAAACGGGCTTGCATCGACTCGCCCATCGCGTGGACCGCGTGGCGCTGGCCGCGTTCGATGAACAGCGTGCCGGCGCCGGCCACCAGCCAGCCGATGACGGGCCAGCTGCGGATCTCGCTCTTGGCGACGAACGACGTGGCGCGCGCCGAATTCAGCACGAAGATATCGATCCACGAGACATGGTTGGCCACCAGCAGCACCGGACCCGCCAGGCGCGGCTCGCCCTTGAAGACGACCCGCAGTCCACAGGCCGCCATCAGCCAGCGCGACCAGCGCCGGTTCAGCCTGGCCCTTGCGGCGGGCCGCATCAGGGGATACACCAGGCCCACGCAGAGCAGGCCGAAGACGATCAAGGGCAGGACAAGGCTCAGGCGTAAGACAAAGCGCAGCAGCTTCAAACTGGAGTCTCCCAGGCCAGTTGGCCACCGACCACGGTGACGCGTACACGGCCGGGCAGCATCATACCCGCGAAAGGGGTGTGGCCGCTGCGGCTCTGAAGCGCTGCGGGGGTCACCAGCCATTCGGCTTCCAGGTCGGCCAGGCACAGGTCCGCGGGCGCGCCCACGCCCAGGTGCCCGGCGGGCGCGGCGTGCGGCGCGATCCTGCCCAGCACTGCCGCCGGGCCGGACGTTACCCGCGCCAGCGCTTCGGCCAGCGGGCGGCGGCTGTCGCGCACCCACTTCAAGGTCAAGGACAGCAGCAGCTCCAGCCCCGTCGCGCCCGGCGCGGAGGCCGCAAACGGCTGGGCCTTGCCGCGGTTGTCCACCGGGGTGTGATCGGAGCACAGGGCGTCGATCACGCCATCGGCCAGGGCCGCCTGGATGGCATCGCGGTCGCGCTGGCCGCGCAAGGGCGGATTCAGGTGGAAATTGGTGTCGAAGAAACCGATGTCCACATCGGTCAGGTGCAGGCTGTTGGCGGACACGTCGGCCGTGACCGGCAAGCCCTCGCGCCTGGCGGCGCGCAGCAGGTCCAGCCCCGCGGCCGTCGACAGCCGCGTCAGGTGCACACGGGCGCCGGTGGCGCGCTGCAACTCGAAGATGGTGTGCAGCGCCACCGTCTCCGCCTGCACGGGCAGCCCTTCCAGCCCCAGGCGTTCGGCATAGGCACCGCTGGCGGCCGACGCGCCACGCGCCAGCCACGGATCCTGCGGCCGCAGCCACAGCGTATGGCCCAGGCCGCTGGCGTAGCGCAGCGCGCCCCAAAGCACCCGCGTGTCGGCAATGCCCGATTCGCCCTGCGCAAAGGCGATACAGCCGGCCTGCGCCAGCAGCGCCATTTCCGTCAGCGTTTCCCCCGCCAGCCCCACCGTCATCGCGCCCAGCGGATGGACCACGCACTGCCCGGCCTGCGCATGGCGCATCAGCGCTTCCACCTTGGTCGGTTCGTCCGGCGGCGCATCCGCGTCCGGCGGCAGCACCAGGCGGGTCACGCCGCCGGCCAGCGCGGCGCGCAGTTCGGCCGGCGCGAGTCCCGCGGCGCCGGGCTGCGACACCCGCGCCGACAGATCGACCAGGCCCGGCAGCACCGCCAGTCCGCTGGCGTCCAGGCGGCGATCGGCCTGAAAGCCGTCGGGCGCGTCGCCCACGGCGACCACGTGGCCCTGGGCGATGTAGAGGTCATGCCGTCCGTCCACCCCATGCGCGGGATCGATCAGCCGGCCATTGGCGATGTGCAGCCTCATGGCGCGTCTCCGGCCAGCACGCGCAGGGCGGCCAGGCGCAAATGCTGTTCAATATCGGCCAGCCGCGCCTCGACCGGCG contains the following coding sequences:
- a CDS encoding TonB family protein — encoded protein: MQRLDSPSTLSRYLWWLGAPAQHYLRIGIAISLLVHAGALAWRFGAPALLRPPVTSLEVVLLNARSETPPETPRAQAQNQMTGGGNAERGLSTTPLPQTGASAETIVLEAMRRRQVQLEAEQTRLMTQLRSPHNAGTERQAVNPWPDGADLGQDSQDQASIIQNAQVAALAARVQQYSAEPRKQFVAPSAEASRYAAYLDAWRTRIEAVGTQHYPDEARGRIYGSLRITVSVRADGSIANVEIDQPSPHAVLNQAARRIVQLAAPFPPFPPDIARDTDELVITRTWHFVNDTLETQVP
- the lptG gene encoding LPS export ABC transporter permease LptG — encoded protein: MRTARRYLAREIYRSCAVVLLALLGLFTFFALVDDLDNVGDKFSLMALLYMQALAIPTRLYDLLPIGLLIGAILALAGLAQRNELVILRVSGVSGMRLLRMLWIVTIPLMIGAGLLSEYVTPWAEMKTGEANLMFRGKAGGDRLKSGYWFKEPTANGGTRIINIAELKGDGQVSGVTLYEFKKDLTLSVLSTAPSGLFAHGDLVLKDVAETRLDAEAAEALANARPPKNPPATVVKLPERTVDTTLSAERLLARVLTPERMSIVTLLDYVDYLRNNQLQYGRQVVALWRKLAYPFTLLVMITIAAPIGLMQTRRGGVGAKVFLGILLGVGFFMLNQLALNVGMLGKWPPWLTALGPNLGAMILALGAMSYMEYRHTITRIVQQRWPWSKSPA
- a CDS encoding dihydroorotase → MRLHIANGRLIDPAHGVDGRHDLYIAQGHVVAVGDAPDGFQADRRLDASGLAVLPGLVDLSARVSQPGAAGLAPAELRAALAGGVTRLVLPPDADAPPDEPTKVEALMRHAQAGQCVVHPLGAMTVGLAGETLTEMALLAQAGCIAFAQGESGIADTRVLWGALRYASGLGHTLWLRPQDPWLARGASAASGAYAERLGLEGLPVQAETVALHTIFELQRATGARVHLTRLSTAAGLDLLRAARREGLPVTADVSANSLHLTDVDIGFFDTNFHLNPPLRGQRDRDAIQAALADGVIDALCSDHTPVDNRGKAQPFAASAPGATGLELLLSLTLKWVRDSRRPLAEALARVTSGPAAVLGRIAPHAAPAGHLGVGAPADLCLADLEAEWLVTPAALQSRSGHTPFAGMMLPGRVRVTVVGGQLAWETPV
- a CDS encoding symmetrical bis(5'-nucleosyl)-tetraphosphatase gives rise to the protein MNGSIWMIGDVQGCCSPLDRLLSHPELVGDPQSRFWFAGDLVNRGPQSLETLRRIIDLGDRATVVLGNHDLHLLAAAAGVRKPSKSDTLEDVLRAPDSADLINWLRFRPLAHFEQGHLLVHAGTLAKWDVAKTLALAGEVQDALRGPNWQKALQKMYGNEPATWKEDHKGGKRMRVIINALTRIRLCTPNGHMEFATKVTPGAWPPGLVPWFDVPNRATRNVTTVFGHWSTLGLLQRPDVICLDTGCVWGGSLTALRLQDRKLVQIKCSQFQNPLSE
- the aroE gene encoding shikimate dehydrogenase, with amino-acid sequence MTEANSLARYAVIGNPIAHSRSPQIHTLFSQQTGKPLRYDRLLAPVDGFAEAVAAFVADGGLGLNVTVPFKLDAYALAAGRLSSRARLAGAVNTLSWRDGAWHGCNTDGVGLVSDLLRLGLRLTGASVLLVGAGGAARGVLQPLAEAGCARIHIVNRTAARAEELAAAWRESGVSPQTQVTAGALADAATAGGWNLVVNATASGLQNAAPDLPRGLYAAGAAGYDMMYGAQPTAFMKQAEADGAALTADGLGMLVGQAAESFFIWHGLRPDPAPVLAALREALVAGR
- a CDS encoding lysophospholipid acyltransferase family protein, which translates into the protein MKLLRFVLRLSLVLPLIVFGLLCVGLVYPLMRPAARARLNRRWSRWLMAACGLRVVFKGEPRLAGPVLLVANHVSWIDIFVLNSARATSFVAKSEIRSWPVIGWLVAGAGTLFIERGQRHAVHAMGESMQARFKQGDAVGLFPEGTTTEGFELLPFHASLFEPARSAAIEIQPVALRFLQHGERSGYAAFVGEESLVANLWRVLGVTGLAVEVVFLPPLAARHPDGSLPTRLELSHQARDAILSAL
- the mtgA gene encoding monofunctional biosynthetic peptidoglycan transglycosylase, which gives rise to MATRTGRSWFRITTGILMALVCAVLLYQFWLFAQVVWYNYQNPGSSAIMREELSRLREGNPAFELKYEWVPYDKINRTLKRAVVASEDSNFTEHDGIEWDAIRKAWEYNQKQEEAGRTKMRGGSTITQQLAKNLFLSGSRSYLRKGQELVLTYMIEHVMSKERILELYLNVAEWGVGVFGAQAAAKHYFNTSAANLGASQSARLAAMLPNPRFYDSHRSSNYLNSRVGTLTRRMQMVDIP